Sequence from the Deltaproteobacteria bacterium genome:
CGCCGGCCGTCGACCGTGGCGACATAGGGAACGTCGTCATCCGACGGGTCCCCGGACCAAAGGTAGCCGGCTTCGGCGAGGAGCCCCAGGGTGACGTCCGTGTGGTGCCCGCCGGGACCGAACCAGCCCACCGGCCGCGTTCCGGTGATTTCCTCCAGGATCCGGGTGCAGGAGGCGATCTCCTCCCGCTGCTCGTCTGGGGTCAGTTCGATCATGCTGACTTCGTTGGTGGTGCCGTGGCCGGCGATCTCGTGGCCCGCCTGGTGCAGCGCGCGCACCGCGTCCGGCCATTTCTCCGCCGCCAGCGAGTTCACCAGGATCATCGCGCGGACCTGTTGCCGGTCGAGGATTTCGAGGATGCGCCAGATGCCCGCGTTGCCGCCGTACTCCGCGTGCGACAGCGAGCTGTGGTTCACGTCGATGCGCGAATCCATCTTGAAGCGGCCGGTCTTGCGGAAGGCCTCCAGGGCTACGCTGTAGGTACAGCACACGAGCTTGCCTTCGGGCCACTGGATGGTGCGTCGGAAAGCGGAGTCGTTGGCCATGATTGGTTCCTTTCGTGGCACGCGGCCTCATCGGCCGCTCTCTTCCGTCAGTCTTGCGGAAGAGATGGTGTCGTCACGCCGCCCGTGACGACAGCCGCGCGTAGCGCTTGCGATGTGAATCAGCGTTTCCGTACTCGGCCGACAGCGACATGGCGCGGCGCAGGTACAGGCTTGCGTCGTACTCGTCGGTGAAGCCGATGGCGCCGTGCATCTGCACCATGGACTTGGTCACGGAGAGCACCGCGTCCGAGGCGCGCGCCTTCACGGCGGCCACCATGGCGCGGTTGCCGCGCCCCTCGTCCATGGCTGCGCATACTTGGTAGAGCAGGGAGCGCGTCAACTCGATGTCGATGTGGTCATTGACGGCCCGATGCTGCAGCGCCTGGAACGAGCCGATGAGCCGTCCGAACTGCTCGCGCGTTCCCAGGTAGTCCACGGCCAGGGTCAGCCCTTGCTCCATGATGCCCAGCATCTCCGCCGAGGTTCCCAGAAGCACCAGGTCCAGGGTCGCCGCCGCCAGCTCCGTGCCCTGGGCACCGGACGCGACGACCCCGTCCGCCGGGACGGGGACATCCGTCAGCGCCAGCGCCGCGTGCCCGGTGCCGTCCACGCGGGCGCGCTGCGCGACTTCCAGACCTGGTGCGTCGCGCGGCACCAGGCACACAACGGTGCCGTCCCCGCTCCGGGCGCCGACGATGAAGCCGTCGGCCGCCGCGGCGCCCGGAACCGCGTCCGTGCGCCCGCCA
This genomic interval carries:
- a CDS encoding acyl-CoA/acyl-ACP dehydrogenase; amino-acid sequence: MELVLDEAQTILRESADKLIERHAGPGRFRELRTTEHGFDRARLVEVAEAGWLSLLVPEERDGLGLGTTEAALVLEAAGRGLMTEPVAAVMAAARAVAAGPAAMNATLEALVAGRAVIVPALSDPAAEDPDGARIQAVAAGDGFTLGGRTDAVPGAAAADGFIVGARSGDGTVVCLVPRDAPGLEVAQRARVDGTGHAALALTDVPVPADGVVASGAQGTELAAATLDLVLLGTSAEMLGIMEQGLTLAVDYLGTREQFGRLIGSFQALQHRAVNDHIDIELTRSLLYQVCAAMDEGRGNRAMVAAVKARASDAVLSVTKSMVQMHGAIGFTDEYDASLYLRRAMSLSAEYGNADSHRKRYARLSSRAA
- a CDS encoding polysaccharide deacetylase family protein, yielding MANDSAFRRTIQWPEGKLVCCTYSVALEAFRKTGRFKMDSRIDVNHSSLSHAEYGGNAGIWRILEILDRQQVRAMILVNSLAAEKWPDAVRALHQAGHEIAGHGTTNEVSMIELTPDEQREEIASCTRILEEITGTRPVGWFGPGGHHTDVTLGLLAEAGYLWSGDPSDDDVPYVATVDGRRICVIPKTWYANDWRAWGNGLGNASTFFTGFKDGFDFVYEEANGGRPGMIDACVHAELGGRPYLAAGFERMIEYVNRHRGEIWQPTYREIAEHCLGG